Proteins encoded in a region of the Clostridium butyricum genome:
- a CDS encoding GntR family transcriptional regulator has translation MSKYKEIAEDIRKGILDGRYNPNEQLPLEKEMCEYYDVSRITIKKAVDELVSEGLVVKRRGAGTFVKAFDNSDVEGFSMSKQFCGFTESYKDKKVESKIIKFEVVHPTEEIATKLKMTCDDFVYYIIRVRYADGEPHVVEYTHMPIGVIPGIKNDILHKSVYSYIENELSLKIKSAHKTIRAIEPSDSEKEYLEIDSKMPILEVEQVGFLDNGQPFEYSIAHHRGDKTEFRSVSFK, from the coding sequence ATGTCAAAGTATAAAGAAATTGCAGAAGACATTAGGAAGGGTATACTTGATGGAAGATACAACCCAAATGAACAGCTGCCGCTAGAAAAAGAAATGTGTGAATATTATGATGTAAGCAGAATAACAATAAAGAAAGCTGTTGATGAACTTGTTTCAGAGGGCCTAGTAGTGAAGAGAAGAGGTGCTGGAACATTTGTAAAAGCATTTGATAATTCAGATGTAGAGGGATTCAGTATGTCAAAGCAATTTTGTGGATTCACTGAAAGCTATAAGGATAAAAAAGTTGAATCTAAGATAATTAAATTTGAAGTAGTACATCCTACAGAAGAGATTGCTACTAAATTAAAAATGACATGTGATGATTTTGTATATTACATAATAAGAGTAAGATACGCAGATGGTGAACCTCATGTGGTGGAATATACACATATGCCTATAGGTGTTATACCAGGAATAAAGAATGATATATTACATAAATCAGTTTATAGCTATATTGAAAATGAATTAAGCCTTAAAATAAAGAGTGCTCATAAGACAATACGGGCAATAGAACCATCTGATTCTGAAAAGGAATATTTAGAGATAGATTCTAAGATGCCTATTTTAGAAGTTGAACAGGTAGGTTTTTTAGATAATGGTCAGCCATTTGAATATTCAATTGCACATCATAGAGGTGATAAGACAGAGTTTAGAAGTGTGAGTTTTAAATAA
- a CDS encoding type I phosphomannose isomerase catalytic subunit, translating to MYPIKFENLYYERIWGGKDLEKFRNNVPEGVIGESWDIACHKNGTGKVANGELKGKGFDEVIKEYGNKLLGNSISTDEDFPLLIKLITAKDKLSVQVHPNDEYAKRVENDLGKTEAWYVVDAEEGASLIVGTKDCDKETFKKAIEDGNLDKYLNKIPVKKGDFFYVQSGLVHAICEGILIAEIQQSSDTTYRVYDYNRGREIHVEKALDVIDFSLKGENTQGITIKNDGYDKTYLCLGEYFTIQKYEVNTSVKEASDEDRFYLFTCVDGEGTIKYNGGEEKISMGDSIFIPASLGEYELCGKFTLLKSYVPDVKIEEENIIKVVLK from the coding sequence ATGTATCCAATTAAGTTTGAAAACCTATATTATGAAAGAATATGGGGAGGAAAAGATTTAGAAAAATTCAGAAATAATGTTCCAGAAGGAGTAATTGGTGAAAGCTGGGATATAGCGTGTCATAAAAATGGAACTGGAAAAGTTGCTAATGGTGAATTAAAAGGTAAAGGTTTTGATGAAGTCATTAAAGAATATGGGAATAAACTTTTAGGAAATTCTATAAGCACAGATGAAGATTTTCCTTTACTTATTAAATTAATAACAGCTAAAGATAAGCTGTCAGTTCAGGTTCATCCTAATGATGAATATGCAAAGAGAGTAGAGAATGATTTAGGAAAAACTGAAGCATGGTATGTTGTTGATGCAGAAGAAGGAGCATCATTAATAGTTGGAACAAAAGATTGTGATAAGGAAACATTTAAAAAAGCAATAGAAGATGGAAATTTAGATAAATATTTAAATAAGATACCAGTTAAAAAAGGTGACTTTTTCTATGTTCAAAGTGGTTTGGTTCATGCAATTTGTGAAGGAATTCTTATTGCTGAAATACAACAAAGTAGTGATACAACTTATAGAGTATATGATTATAACAGAGGAAGAGAAATACATGTTGAAAAAGCTTTAGATGTTATTGATTTTTCTCTTAAAGGTGAAAATACTCAAGGAATAACAATAAAGAATGATGGATATGACAAAACATATCTTTGTCTTGGAGAATATTTCACAATTCAGAAATATGAAGTTAATACTTCTGTTAAAGAAGCTAGTGATGAAGATAGATTTTATTTATTCACATGTGTTGATGGGGAAGGAACTATAAAATATAATGGTGGAGAAGAAAAGATATCAATGGGCGATAGTATATTTATACCTGCATCATTAGGAGAATATGAACTGTGTGGTAAATTTACATTATTAAAAAGTTATGTTCCAGATGTTAAAATAGAAGAAGAGAACATAATAAAAGTTGTACTAAAATAA